Proteins co-encoded in one Bremerella sp. TYQ1 genomic window:
- a CDS encoding sodium:proton antiporter, with product MSFFNIAGILVALAAAFAFINHKVLKLPTTVGLMLLAMLHAVALLLIDWIVPEAGVLSAAETLVGSIDFDQTLMEGMLGYLLFAGALHVDLNDLKKQSAAIALLATVGVLATTFIVGGLTYIITGWLGIEVRFIYCLIFGAIVAPTDPIAVLGIVKSLGAPKPLETKIAGESLFNDGVGVVVFIALLGIAGLGHHGESHEDLEKKHELNHVVEPSEKDLADLPDVDGDPPIVAADTTGAAEQLGREHSHDAPQHAETTAMDVAKLFALEAGGGLALGFVLGMIAFFLLRSIDHYATEILLSLAVVTGGYALAMTLHLSGPLAMVVAGLILGNHGRTLAMSDRTREHLDTFWELVDELLNAVLFVLIGLEVLVLSFQVSYLLAGVLAIPAALLARFLSVGTVVTALQKVTGREFTPHAIKVMTWGGLRGGISVALALSLQEEIHAQQSQYDNVGELVLTMTYVVVAFSILVGGLTMGPMLRGLGLAGQGKIDEH from the coding sequence ATGAGCTTCTTCAATATTGCCGGCATCCTAGTGGCCCTCGCAGCGGCCTTCGCGTTCATCAACCACAAAGTGCTCAAGCTGCCGACGACGGTAGGCTTGATGCTGCTGGCGATGCTGCACGCGGTCGCGCTGCTGCTAATCGATTGGATCGTACCTGAAGCAGGCGTTCTCAGCGCGGCCGAGACGCTCGTCGGCTCGATCGACTTTGACCAGACACTGATGGAAGGCATGCTCGGTTACCTGCTGTTTGCCGGGGCGTTGCATGTCGACCTCAACGATCTAAAGAAGCAGTCTGCGGCCATCGCACTGCTGGCTACCGTTGGCGTCCTCGCTACGACGTTCATCGTCGGCGGACTCACCTATATCATCACCGGCTGGCTCGGTATCGAGGTCCGATTCATTTATTGTCTGATCTTCGGGGCAATCGTCGCGCCAACCGACCCGATCGCGGTTTTGGGGATTGTCAAGAGCCTGGGGGCCCCCAAGCCTCTGGAGACCAAGATCGCAGGGGAGTCGTTATTTAACGATGGCGTGGGTGTGGTGGTGTTTATTGCACTGCTGGGAATTGCCGGGTTGGGCCACCATGGGGAATCGCATGAAGACTTAGAAAAGAAGCACGAGTTGAACCATGTCGTAGAACCGAGCGAAAAAGACTTGGCAGATCTGCCCGACGTTGATGGAGATCCACCGATCGTCGCGGCCGATACAACAGGTGCTGCGGAACAACTCGGACGCGAACATTCGCACGATGCTCCACAACACGCCGAGACAACAGCAATGGATGTCGCCAAGCTCTTTGCCCTCGAAGCGGGCGGTGGGCTTGCCCTGGGTTTCGTGCTAGGCATGATCGCGTTCTTCCTATTACGAAGCATTGATCACTACGCGACAGAGATTTTGCTTTCACTGGCGGTCGTTACAGGCGGTTATGCCTTAGCGATGACGCTGCACCTATCCGGGCCATTGGCGATGGTGGTCGCGGGATTGATTTTGGGTAACCATGGTCGAACGCTAGCGATGTCCGACAGAACGCGCGAGCACCTGGATACGTTCTGGGAATTGGTGGACGAATTGCTGAATGCGGTGTTATTTGTGCTGATCGGATTGGAAGTTTTGGTGCTTTCGTTCCAAGTGTCCTATCTTCTGGCCGGTGTGTTGGCGATTCCCGCGGCGCTCCTGGCGAGGTTCCTTTCCGTAGGCACTGTCGTGACTGCCTTGCAGAAGGTGACCGGTCGAGAATTTACTCCACACGCGATTAAAGTCATGACCTGGGGGGGGCTACGCGGCGGGATCAGTGTTGCCCTGGCGCTATCGCTCCAGGAGGAGATCCACGCACAGCAATCGCAGTACGACAACGTCGGCGAACTCGTCCTGACAATGACCTACGTGGTGGTTGCCTTCTCGATTCTTGTCGGTGGACTGACCATGGGGCCGATGCTTCGCGGGCTGGGTCTTGCGGGGCAAGGAAAAATAGATGAGCACTAA
- a CDS encoding efflux transporter outer membrane subunit: MFFIYRPQSFRPTWPGWALLSVCITLTGLGCTSPQDWFANGFKVGPNYCTPAAPVANDWIDAHDRRILDEPTDVTAWWATSFNDPVLNQLVTESYAQNLTVRQAGARITQARALRQIVVGEFFPQQQSVAAQYSHNLSTGSGFDRHFSVWRGSFNLAWEIDFWGRYRRAIESADADLDAAIYDYGDVVVTLVADVAATYIDIRTLQTRLELVKLNVENQRKTYELTEIRFRNGESSEVDVQQAKSSLVQTEALVPQVEIALRQSQNQLCILMGMPPELILEMLGDGKIPDVKSEIALGIPAATLLQRPDVRRAERNLASQSALIGVAESELYPHITLVGTVGRSGNQFKDLFRTGSGFGSVGPNLDWNILNYGRLAGNIEFQEARFQELLASYQQIVLNANLEAENAIIQFLKSQEQLRLQLEAAEAADKTNELITLQFEEGEEIDFNRVFSVQNTKTQQEVAAAAAKGDVAQSVVAIYRALGGGWPSPYLTQPIGPLSESEDAPNRAEEIDAPPANEQLPIDAILENPMGGAIDQ, translated from the coding sequence ATGTTTTTCATCTATAGACCGCAATCGTTCCGCCCAACCTGGCCTGGCTGGGCGTTGTTATCCGTATGTATCACTCTAACAGGGCTAGGTTGCACAAGTCCGCAAGATTGGTTTGCTAACGGATTTAAAGTAGGGCCAAATTACTGCACGCCTGCGGCACCGGTCGCAAATGACTGGATCGACGCCCACGATAGGCGAATCTTGGATGAACCAACGGATGTCACCGCATGGTGGGCGACCTCCTTCAACGACCCCGTTTTAAACCAACTTGTTACCGAGTCGTATGCCCAAAACCTGACGGTTCGCCAGGCCGGCGCTCGCATTACGCAGGCAAGAGCACTTCGACAAATTGTCGTCGGCGAGTTCTTTCCGCAACAACAATCTGTCGCGGCACAATACTCTCACAATCTCAGCACAGGTAGCGGTTTCGATCGACACTTTAGCGTTTGGCGTGGATCGTTTAACTTGGCCTGGGAAATCGACTTCTGGGGAAGATATCGCCGTGCAATTGAGTCGGCAGATGCGGACCTTGACGCAGCGATCTACGACTATGGAGATGTCGTCGTTACGCTCGTGGCGGACGTTGCTGCAACGTACATCGATATCCGAACACTGCAAACACGCCTGGAACTGGTCAAGCTGAATGTTGAGAACCAACGGAAAACCTACGAGTTGACGGAGATTCGGTTTCGAAACGGCGAATCAAGTGAGGTCGACGTTCAACAGGCCAAATCAAGTCTGGTACAAACCGAGGCACTGGTACCGCAAGTAGAGATCGCACTTCGACAATCGCAAAACCAGTTGTGTATCTTAATGGGTATGCCGCCTGAGCTGATATTAGAAATGCTAGGCGATGGCAAGATACCGGACGTGAAGTCTGAAATTGCTCTTGGAATTCCCGCGGCCACGTTGTTGCAGCGACCAGACGTCCGCCGTGCTGAACGGAATTTGGCATCGCAGAGTGCCTTGATTGGCGTTGCTGAATCAGAGCTGTATCCACACATAACACTCGTCGGAACGGTTGGCAGAAGTGGCAATCAATTCAAGGACCTTTTCCGGACTGGCTCGGGCTTTGGTTCAGTCGGCCCAAACTTGGATTGGAACATTCTGAATTACGGGCGACTGGCCGGAAATATCGAATTCCAGGAAGCACGATTCCAGGAACTGCTAGCCTCTTATCAACAAATAGTATTGAATGCTAACCTCGAGGCGGAAAATGCGATTATTCAATTCCTGAAATCTCAGGAGCAATTAAGACTACAACTGGAAGCAGCCGAGGCAGCTGATAAGACCAATGAGCTGATTACCCTTCAATTCGAAGAAGGTGAGGAAATCGACTTCAATCGTGTCTTTAGTGTTCAAAACACCAAGACACAGCAAGAAGTCGCCGCTGCCGCTGCCAAGGGGGATGTAGCTCAAAGCGTAGTCGCGATTTACCGAGCTCTAGGCGGTGGCTGGCCTTCGCCTTATCTAACGCAACCGATTGGGCCGTTATCTGAATCAGAGGACGCCCCCAACCGAGCAGAGGAAATTGACGCTCCACCAGCGAATGAACAACTTCCCATCGATGCGATCTTGGAAAATCCAATGGGTGGAGCAATTGATCAGTAG
- a CDS encoding efflux RND transporter periplasmic adaptor subunit, protein MAAPSANPSFWAGILFRLAIPCGILAAGWYGFQLLSDKIEKSERPEPKKVLLRSRVEDIDVVDYPVVVKTHAVVQPHNLVTLTSQVSGTVAEISPAFEVGAYFNKGDVLVEIDPSDYETALAIAESELDAAKSELKLAKLVEERKLRLVESNAVSQGEVETASASREQAEANVSLAETKVQQAKLNLKRTKILAPFSGRVMTKLIGIGQLAGTNSPLGDVFAIDYVEVRLPISGEQREFLDLPEFADDPELAVQFRDGILSSTKFSWSGKIARTEGVLDENSRDLFAIARIDDPFGRKSEKPPLRIGQPVVASIEGRVLHNVIALPRAAVRQLDQIVLVHQEEQTLLPMKVNAIWADAEHVIVPAASIPEGMWLATTPMPFTPKGAKIEIIPPAASRLSIAESSTRESDTNATN, encoded by the coding sequence ATGGCAGCTCCCTCCGCGAATCCTTCCTTTTGGGCAGGTATCCTGTTCAGGCTTGCAATCCCTTGCGGCATTCTTGCGGCAGGTTGGTATGGCTTTCAGTTGTTGTCTGACAAGATCGAAAAGTCGGAAAGGCCAGAGCCGAAGAAAGTCCTACTCCGCTCTCGAGTAGAAGATATCGATGTTGTCGACTATCCAGTCGTGGTGAAGACACACGCTGTTGTCCAGCCCCATAACTTGGTGACGCTAACTTCTCAGGTTTCTGGAACGGTTGCTGAAATCAGTCCAGCGTTCGAGGTCGGGGCTTACTTCAACAAAGGGGATGTGCTGGTAGAGATCGATCCCAGCGACTACGAAACAGCACTCGCTATCGCCGAGTCGGAACTGGACGCTGCTAAGTCCGAACTCAAACTCGCCAAACTGGTTGAAGAACGTAAGTTGCGGCTGGTCGAGTCAAATGCGGTTTCCCAGGGTGAAGTCGAAACGGCGTCGGCAAGTCGCGAACAAGCGGAAGCCAATGTTTCATTAGCGGAAACCAAGGTCCAACAGGCCAAGTTGAATTTGAAAAGAACCAAGATTCTCGCTCCCTTCAGCGGTCGTGTCATGACGAAGTTGATTGGGATTGGGCAGCTGGCGGGAACGAACTCTCCCCTCGGCGATGTTTTTGCAATTGACTACGTCGAAGTTCGGCTGCCGATTTCAGGGGAACAGAGAGAGTTTCTTGATCTGCCTGAATTTGCTGACGACCCTGAACTGGCCGTTCAATTTCGCGATGGAATCTTATCATCAACCAAGTTCAGTTGGAGTGGCAAAATTGCTCGTACTGAAGGGGTGCTCGATGAGAACTCGCGAGACCTGTTTGCCATTGCAAGAATCGACGATCCTTTCGGTCGCAAGTCCGAGAAACCTCCATTGCGAATTGGCCAACCAGTGGTTGCCTCGATCGAAGGGCGTGTCCTTCATAATGTGATTGCGCTGCCAAGAGCTGCGGTTCGTCAGTTAGATCAGATTGTGCTTGTTCACCAGGAAGAACAAACTTTGCTGCCAATGAAGGTAAATGCGATTTGGGCGGATGCCGAGCACGTGATCGTGCCGGCAGCTTCGATCCCAGAAGGGATGTGGTTGGCAACGACTCCGATGCCGTTCACACCGAAGGGGGCGAAAATCGAAATTATTCCTCCCGCGGCTTCACGACTTTCAATCGCCGAGTCATCTACGCGCGAATCTGACACAAACGCCACCAACTGA
- a CDS encoding efflux RND transporter permease subunit, with the protein MIRWFATNGIAANFMMLAILIGGIYTAFYKIPLEVSPERSMASVSIEMTYRGGTAKDVEQAILVPIEEALEGVEGIRDIFSFGRQGSGRIWVEAEPDADLRVLLEDVTQRIDTITTFPEETERPQISIPDSSNWWEVLSIAVTGHLTPHELREVARTVQEDIIALPGISRAQVQGDREYEISVEVDTTKLLAYGLSLQDLANAIQQFSIDLPAGSIESASGTFIVRTRGQAYSEQEFSKIPILSINGSDVLLGEVATVTDGFEEGEKIVEFNGRPALFVEVMRTGNENAIEISDRVHQYVENTRSRFPEGIEMFIWDDESVEIRGRLTTLIESMLQGSLLVMLLLGLFLRPGLAFWIVAGIPVGFAGGVILMPYFGVTANVMSLFGFIIVVGIVVDDAIVTGENVYLKMKEGMSPLDAAVEGTHEVAIPVTFGALTTMVAFIPLMFFEGSWGDFASQVPPVVAPVLFFSLIESKLILPAHLKHLRPVPHDNPITRVQTSIADGLEYVIEHIYQPCLEFSVRHRISVLAIFVSAMLLMAGYCLSGRMEFIAYPSVEKQRISAELDMPDDTALETTAQYMNRIEAALLQVQKEFVDPGTGESLVRNISKLVGGARIHQDFDKSRGAISFEVLAPSLRSATGPKNSDLATRWNELIGSIPEATEFRIRSDSSINRDRNVDNENLNIELRGPMSPEKAEVARQIKALLEEYKEFGSAWANVNYGQDELELRLKSQAAELGLTQQLLAQQVRQSFFGEEAQRLQRGIDNIRVMVRLPIEQRETLHTLERMRIRTPRGADVPLSTVAEIAFTKAPSSVERKNGAEILRCGAQPVDATVEILRIADEISPKIQELCQPHNLTFQYVGYVAEAEDAQRQTILGSCVLAFVLYGLLAVALKSLGQPFFVLLAIPFAIIGALLGHIAMDITPSYLSVFGMLALAGVAVNDTLVMVDYVNQRRAEGATLREAALQAGARRFRPIMLTSITTFVGLIPLLMDKSLQAQFLIPMAASLAFGVMFATLVTLILIPCAQLAADDVGKVLLAIKRWYFRPFVTADKSDRGNEAS; encoded by the coding sequence ATGATTCGCTGGTTTGCAACAAACGGAATCGCCGCGAACTTTATGATGCTCGCCATCTTAATCGGCGGTATCTACACGGCGTTCTACAAAATTCCACTCGAGGTATCGCCTGAAAGGAGCATGGCTTCCGTCAGCATTGAGATGACGTACCGAGGAGGAACGGCTAAGGACGTTGAACAAGCCATTTTGGTTCCAATCGAAGAAGCCTTAGAAGGTGTTGAGGGGATTCGCGATATCTTCTCCTTCGGGCGCCAGGGAAGCGGTCGAATATGGGTAGAAGCCGAACCAGACGCGGATCTTCGTGTTCTTTTGGAAGACGTAACTCAACGAATTGACACCATTACAACATTTCCTGAAGAGACGGAACGCCCACAGATCTCTATACCTGACTCGTCAAATTGGTGGGAAGTTCTCAGTATTGCGGTTACCGGACATCTTACTCCGCATGAATTAAGAGAAGTCGCTCGCACTGTTCAGGAAGATATCATTGCGCTACCTGGTATCAGCAGGGCCCAAGTCCAAGGAGATCGTGAGTACGAAATCAGCGTCGAGGTGGATACGACCAAACTCTTGGCATATGGATTGAGTTTGCAGGACCTGGCCAATGCCATTCAGCAGTTCTCAATCGATCTCCCCGCAGGCTCGATCGAAAGTGCTAGTGGAACTTTTATTGTACGTACTCGCGGTCAGGCCTATAGCGAACAAGAGTTCAGCAAAATCCCCATTCTCTCGATCAACGGATCTGACGTACTTCTTGGTGAAGTTGCAACAGTGACCGATGGCTTTGAGGAAGGAGAGAAGATCGTTGAATTCAATGGACGACCGGCCTTGTTTGTCGAAGTGATGCGCACCGGTAATGAAAACGCAATCGAAATTTCAGACAGAGTTCATCAGTATGTCGAGAATACGCGTAGCCGCTTCCCAGAAGGCATTGAGATGTTTATCTGGGATGACGAGTCGGTTGAGATTCGCGGGCGTCTGACCACGCTGATTGAATCGATGTTACAAGGTAGCCTGCTAGTGATGCTACTGCTGGGCCTGTTTCTCCGGCCTGGCCTCGCTTTTTGGATCGTTGCGGGCATTCCTGTCGGTTTCGCCGGTGGCGTGATACTCATGCCTTACTTCGGTGTTACTGCCAACGTGATGAGCCTTTTTGGATTCATCATTGTGGTGGGGATCGTTGTGGACGATGCAATTGTGACCGGCGAGAACGTCTACTTGAAGATGAAGGAGGGGATGTCTCCCTTGGACGCAGCCGTCGAAGGAACGCACGAAGTTGCTATTCCCGTAACGTTTGGTGCGTTAACAACGATGGTGGCGTTCATTCCGCTGATGTTCTTTGAGGGAAGCTGGGGCGATTTCGCATCGCAGGTACCTCCGGTTGTTGCGCCCGTACTCTTTTTCTCCTTAATCGAATCAAAACTGATTCTTCCGGCGCATCTGAAGCATTTACGACCGGTACCTCATGACAACCCAATAACTCGTGTTCAAACGTCGATTGCCGATGGTCTTGAGTATGTTATTGAACATATTTATCAACCTTGCCTCGAGTTTTCGGTGCGGCATCGGATTTCGGTTCTCGCGATTTTCGTTTCTGCAATGCTGCTTATGGCTGGATACTGCTTGAGTGGTCGCATGGAGTTCATTGCTTATCCGTCAGTTGAAAAGCAGCGAATCAGTGCAGAGCTTGATATGCCTGATGACACAGCATTGGAAACCACGGCTCAATATATGAATCGTATCGAAGCGGCGCTGCTGCAAGTTCAAAAAGAATTTGTCGATCCAGGCACAGGCGAATCGTTAGTTCGGAATATCTCAAAGCTTGTAGGTGGTGCCAGAATCCATCAAGACTTCGACAAGTCACGTGGGGCGATATCGTTCGAAGTATTGGCACCTTCACTGCGAAGTGCGACTGGCCCAAAAAATAGTGATTTGGCAACACGATGGAACGAATTAATCGGCTCGATTCCTGAAGCAACAGAGTTTCGTATTCGTTCCGATTCAAGCATCAACCGCGATCGTAATGTCGATAACGAAAATCTGAATATTGAACTTCGGGGACCTATGTCCCCAGAAAAAGCGGAAGTCGCTCGACAGATCAAAGCCTTGCTCGAAGAGTATAAAGAGTTTGGTTCCGCTTGGGCGAATGTGAACTATGGACAAGACGAACTCGAACTACGTCTAAAATCACAAGCTGCTGAACTCGGTTTGACACAACAGCTTCTCGCTCAGCAGGTTCGCCAGTCATTTTTTGGCGAGGAAGCACAGCGATTGCAGCGTGGGATTGATAATATCCGAGTAATGGTACGACTTCCGATCGAACAGCGAGAAACGTTGCACACGTTAGAGCGAATGCGAATTCGCACGCCGCGCGGCGCCGATGTACCACTTTCAACAGTTGCAGAAATTGCCTTTACTAAGGCGCCATCGTCGGTTGAACGTAAGAACGGCGCAGAGATTCTCCGCTGCGGTGCCCAGCCTGTCGATGCGACGGTGGAAATTCTAAGAATTGCTGATGAAATCTCGCCGAAGATTCAAGAATTGTGCCAGCCGCATAATCTCACATTTCAGTACGTCGGCTATGTTGCCGAGGCCGAAGATGCACAGCGGCAGACGATTCTTGGCTCTTGCGTATTGGCGTTTGTGCTGTACGGATTGTTGGCCGTTGCGTTGAAGTCGCTTGGCCAGCCATTCTTTGTGCTCTTAGCGATTCCATTCGCCATTATCGGAGCATTGTTAGGGCATATCGCTATGGATATTACCCCGTCCTATCTTTCAGTATTTGGGATGCTCGCATTGGCTGGGGTTGCCGTCAACGATACGCTGGTTATGGTCGACTACGTAAATCAACGTCGTGCCGAAGGAGCCACGCTACGCGAAGCAGCACTCCAGGCCGGTGCCCGTCGGTTTCGCCCTATTATGTTGACCTCCATTACGACATTCGTAGGGCTAATACCGCTGCTGATGGATAAATCTCTGCAGGCTCAGTTCTTGATCCCTATGGCCGCTTCACTTGCATTCGGAGTGATGTTTGCAACACTCGTGACACTTATCTTGATCCCATGTGCACAGCTTGCCGCAGATGATGTTGGAAAAGTGCTTCTTGCCATCAAGCGGTGGTACTTTCGGCCCTTCGTCACGGCTGATAAAAGTGATCGCGGTAACGAAGCCTCTTAG
- a CDS encoding DUF1501 domain-containing protein encodes MNSPHELAVGSRRHFMATSAMSLGSLAFSWMQQQEALAAEQDKPPIGPQLFDTTPKVPAKPPTAKAMISLWMQGGPSHHDLFDPKPEMKKYDGKEFPGELKQDNKAQASSKVFASPWKFSPSGQCGMGLSELLPHLQTVADEICLIRSMKTGVNNHGQSIRALQGGRITGGRPTLGSWMTYGLGSEADNLPAFVALIDPGQLPVLGVENWSNGWLPSIYQGTVIRPTEPRILDLTPPAHLKGSAQQKTLEYLKKLNSRHIRHFADTSDLQARMASYQLAAKMQLAATEALDLSQETEATKKMYGIDQKETADYGSRCLIARRLIERGVRFVQVYTSNQLWDSHGRIATLLPNACKKVDQPSAALVADLKQRGLLDETVVHWGGEMGRLPVVQNDAGPTKIGRDHNTYGFSMWVAGGGFRGGYVHGKTDEWGHHAVEGVVNHFDYHATLLHLFGLEHEKLTFRRNEQDQTLTDGQPAKIIHELLNV; translated from the coding sequence ATGAATTCACCTCATGAACTTGCCGTCGGCAGTCGTCGCCACTTTATGGCCACCAGCGCGATGAGCCTTGGTTCATTGGCTTTTTCCTGGATGCAGCAGCAGGAAGCTTTGGCTGCTGAACAAGATAAACCACCAATTGGACCACAACTTTTCGATACGACGCCAAAGGTTCCTGCGAAACCGCCTACTGCTAAGGCGATGATTTCGCTTTGGATGCAAGGAGGACCAAGTCATCACGACCTCTTCGATCCTAAACCGGAAATGAAAAAGTATGATGGGAAGGAATTCCCCGGCGAACTGAAACAAGACAACAAAGCCCAAGCCAGCTCGAAGGTTTTCGCGTCCCCCTGGAAGTTTTCTCCGAGTGGACAATGTGGAATGGGGCTTTCAGAACTTTTGCCGCACCTGCAAACGGTCGCCGACGAAATATGCTTAATTCGCTCGATGAAAACCGGGGTAAACAACCACGGCCAATCAATTCGTGCGTTACAGGGAGGTCGTATCACCGGCGGTCGACCAACTCTTGGAAGCTGGATGACCTACGGCCTGGGTTCGGAAGCCGACAATCTACCAGCGTTCGTTGCGCTGATTGACCCAGGACAACTTCCGGTGCTTGGAGTCGAGAATTGGTCAAATGGATGGCTACCGTCGATCTACCAGGGAACGGTAATTCGGCCAACCGAACCGAGAATCTTGGATCTTACTCCACCAGCTCATCTAAAAGGATCTGCCCAGCAAAAGACTCTGGAGTACCTAAAGAAGCTAAATTCCCGCCACATCCGGCACTTCGCCGACACATCGGACCTTCAAGCGAGGATGGCCAGTTATCAGCTGGCAGCCAAAATGCAATTGGCAGCTACCGAAGCGCTCGACCTGTCTCAGGAGACGGAGGCGACCAAAAAGATGTACGGGATTGATCAAAAGGAGACGGCCGATTACGGCAGCCGTTGCTTGATAGCACGACGTCTAATTGAACGAGGCGTTCGCTTCGTTCAGGTTTATACCTCGAATCAGCTCTGGGATAGCCACGGCCGTATCGCGACGTTACTCCCGAATGCCTGTAAGAAGGTAGACCAGCCATCTGCCGCATTAGTCGCTGACCTGAAGCAACGGGGATTGCTCGACGAGACGGTGGTTCACTGGGGTGGTGAAATGGGACGCTTACCGGTCGTGCAGAACGATGCAGGCCCCACAAAGATTGGACGTGATCACAACACCTATGGTTTCAGTATGTGGGTTGCAGGTGGTGGATTTCGAGGAGGTTACGTCCATGGCAAGACCGACGAATGGGGACACCACGCGGTCGAAGGAGTAGTCAACCACTTCGACTATCACGCTACCCTGCTCCATCTTTTCGGGCTAGAGCACGAAAAGCTTACCTTTCGTCGAAACGAACAAGATCAGACACTGACCGACGGACAACCCGCAAAGATCATCCATGAGCTACTCAACGTCTAA